TGGAGTTTATTTGTTATTTGGTAATTCAATTCTCTTTTCTGGTATCACCAACTACGATAGGCTTATTATTATTATCTAATTGGAAAATATAAACCTTCTAAAATTATGAGTATATTTCAAAGTTTAACCAAGCCATCTAAAAAGTCCAGTCCCGACTTTTTAAATAGCAGGTTCTTACGAGCTTGTTATCGGAAGACGACAGATGCCACGCCGATCTGGCTGATGCGACAAGCGGGGCGGTATATGACTGAGTATCGAAACATGCGACAACGCTTTGGCATTTTAGAAATCATCAAAAATCCCGAATTGGCCTGTGAGGTCACAATGCAGCCTATAAACGCCTTCGACCTGGATGCAGCTATTATTTTCGCCGATATCTTACCACCATTAGAAGGTATGGGATTGAACTTGGAGTATACAAAGGGTGAAGGTCCGGTAATCGACAATCCCATTCGTACAATTACGGATATTGAGAATTTGCGAGTTTCATCCCCTGTTGAAGTTTTGTCATTTACTCTTGAGGCCATCAAACTGGTTCGTCGGGAATTGGATGGAAAAAATCTACCACTCATTGGATTCAGTGGTGCGCCTTTTACGCTGGCATGCTACGCTATTGAAGGCGGCAGCAGTCGCAATTACCTGCGTACAAAAAACATGATGATTGGTGAACCCAAAGCCTGGCATCAATTAATGGAAAAAATGTCGATTGTAGTTGGCCAGTACCTGCTTGCGCAAGCCCAGGTTGGCGCACAAGTGCTCCAGGTTTTCGATAGTTGGGTTGGCGAACTCAGTCCATCCGATTATCTTGAAAGGGTGGCGCCCTATACTCGAAATGCCATTGAAATAGCCAAAACGGCAAATGTGCCAATCATTCATTTTGGCACGAACACAAGCGGCATGCTGGAACTGATCAAAGAGACCGGCGGCGATGTAATTGGTGTTGATTGGCGCATTAACCTGGATGATGCCTGGCAGAGGTTGGGTGACGATGTAGCTATTCAAGGGAATCTGGACCCAGCAGCTCTTTTTGCTCCATGGGAAGAATTAAAGACAAAAGCCCAAAAGGTGTTGGAACAGGCAGCTGGTAAACCTGGACACATTTTCAACCTGGGGCATGGCATCCTGCCCGAGACACCAGTTGATAACGTGAAGCGATTGGTTGATTATGTTCATGAAGCTTCGATGAATAAAACTCAATGGAATTAAGCAGTTACCTAATAAGGAGTACAGTACTCAATGAACGAACGAAGTAATTTTGAAGTCGATCTGGAATTGCTGGAGAAATATAATCAGCCTGGACCCAGGTATACGAGTTACCCAACCGCGCCCCATTTCAGCAGCGATTTCGGGGCTCAAGATTTTTATAATGAGATTGTGGAAACCAACCAAAACGGCAACTTAACCGACTTATCGCTCTATTTTCATCTTCCATTTTGCAAGTCTCTATGTTATTTCTGTGCCTGTAATGTTATCATTACTCAAAATCCCGAGCGAATCGATGATTATTTAATCTATTTGAAAAAAGAGATCGATCTTGTCAGCAAACTGATCAATCCCAGGCGTAAAGTAGTGCAGTTACATTGGGGTGGAGGCACACCTACCTATCTTGATCCGAACCAAATCACGGATATTTTTAGTTATATTACAGATCATTTCAATTTTTCCGATAGCGCCGAAATAAGTATAGAGATCGATCCCAGGGGTCTTTCTCAAGATTGCTTGTCTACATTACGGAACGTTGGTTTTAACCGGGTTAGTTTTGGTGTGCAGGATTTGGA
This is a stretch of genomic DNA from candidate division KSB1 bacterium. It encodes these proteins:
- the hemE gene encoding uroporphyrinogen decarboxylase translates to MSIFQSLTKPSKKSSPDFLNSRFLRACYRKTTDATPIWLMRQAGRYMTEYRNMRQRFGILEIIKNPELACEVTMQPINAFDLDAAIIFADILPPLEGMGLNLEYTKGEGPVIDNPIRTITDIENLRVSSPVEVLSFTLEAIKLVRRELDGKNLPLIGFSGAPFTLACYAIEGGSSRNYLRTKNMMIGEPKAWHQLMEKMSIVVGQYLLAQAQVGAQVLQVFDSWVGELSPSDYLERVAPYTRNAIEIAKTANVPIIHFGTNTSGMLELIKETGGDVIGVDWRINLDDAWQRLGDDVAIQGNLDPAALFAPWEELKTKAQKVLEQAAGKPGHIFNLGHGILPETPVDNVKRLVDYVHEASMNKTQWN